GCGGAACAAACCCACGATATCCGAATCGCCAAGATTGGAAAATTGGATCAAGGAAGAGGCTCTGTAACTTATGATTCTTCTTTTTCAGGAACGGATGGTTTTTTGACAGAGGAGCAAGGGATTCTGCTGACGCTTTGTTTTGCAGACTGTGTCCCGCTTTATTTTATTGAACCGGAGACGAGAATGATCGGAGTCGCTCATGCCGGCTGGAAGGGCACTGTTCACGGTATTGCAGCGGAGATGGTCAGCAAATTTCAGCAAAATGGCGCAAAAACAGAAAAAATTTCTGCCGTTATTGGCCCATCAATATGCAAAAAATGTTATATTGTTGATGAGAGAGTCGTCAATTTAGTGAAAAATATACTAGATGGTGTCGATATATTACCATATAATCAAGTTAGTGAAGGACAATTTTCTCTCGATTTAAAGGAATTGAACCGTCAGATCCTGTTAAGAGCAGGAGTGGAAGACGGGAATATACATGTAACCGATTATTGCACTAGCTGCCATAGTGAGCATTTCTATTCCCATAGACGGGATAAGGGGAATGCAGGCCGAATGATGGCTTATATCGGCTGGAAGGAGGATAGCCGTCCATAATGAAGGTCAGAGAAAATCTGGAGGTTATCCAGAGTCAGATTGCAGATGCCTGTAAAAAAACCGGGCGCATTCCAGAAGAGGTCAAAATTATTGCCGTCACTAAATATGTTTCACCAGAACGGGCCCAGGAAGCCATTGATGCAGGAGTCACCCATCTGGGTGAAAACCGGGATGAGGGACTGCTCCATAAAATTGGCCAATTAGAGGACAAGCCGGTCTGGCATTTTATCGGGACGCTGCAAACGAGAAAAGTGAAAAACATCATTGAACATGTTACATATATCCATTCATTGGACAGGCTTTCACTTGCAAAGGAAATCAATAAGCGGTCCGAATCAAAAGTGAGATGTCTCATCCAGGTCAACGCATCCGGTGAAGAGAGCAAGCATGGGTTAAGACCGGAGGATGTCATTGGTTTTGTACAAGAACTGAAGCAGTTTACGAATATTGAAGTAAGCGGACTAATGACGATGGCCCCTTTTACAGAGGATGAGCAAGTGATCAGGGATTGTTTCAGGACAATGAAAAGGCTGCAAGCAGATATACAATCGCTGAAGTTTGATTATGCACCATGTAATGAACTGTCGATGGGAATGTCAAATGATTTTCAAATAGCTGTTGAAGAAGGATCAACAATGGTGCGTATTGGCACTGCCTTGGTAGGCAATGAATCGGAGGTGCATTAATATGAGCTTAAAATCAAAAATTAAGACATTTTTTTTCCTGGAAGATGAATATGACTATAATGATGAGGAAATGCTCGAGGAAGAAGCTGAGCCTTTCAAGCCGAATAAACAGCCTGTTCAGCAAAAGCAGAATGTAGTAAGCCTGCAAAGTGTGCAAAAGTCTTCGAAGGTGATCCTGATGGAGCCAAGAATGTATGCGGAAGCACAGGAAATTGCAGACCATCTGAAAAATCGCCGGGCAGTCGTTGTGAACCTGCAGCGTATCGAACAGGACCAGGCAAGGCGTATCGTAGATTTCCTCAGCGGAACAGTTTATGCGATCAGCGGGGATATCCAGCGGATCGGCATGAATATCTTCTTATGTACCCCGGATAATGTGGAAGTCACAGGAAATATTTCTGAATTGATGCAGGAGCGGGATTACCAAGAGTCGAGGTGGTAGAGTAAATGGATTTAGTAATAGGCATAATAGCTCAATTAGTCAGTCTTTATCAATGGGCCCTGATTATTTATATTTTCATGTCATGGTTCCCGAATGCCAGAGAAACAACAATAGGACAATTTTTAGCACGTATTTGCGAACCTTTCCTGGAGCCTTTCCGACGGATTGTTCCTTCAATCGGCATGATTGATATTTCGCCAATCGTTGCCTTCCTTGTATTGCGTTTTGCTGTCAGCGGGTTGTATCAGCTGGCTGCATGGTTTTAATAAGGATAAATTCTTGTCTTGCAGGGTCTGAATCAGGCCCTGCTTATTTTCTATTAAAGGTATTAAAGGAGTACAAAAATGAGTATCTACCAGCACTTCCGACCTGAAGAACGGGAATTTATCGATCAGGTCATAAACTGGAAGGAATATGTTGAACAAAACTATGCTCCGAAATTGACTGATTTCCTGGATCCCAGGGAACAGCAGATTTTATCTACAGTGATCGGCAAGCATCCAGATGTTAAGTGGGAGCTATTTGGCGGTGCTCCAGGTACAGAGAGAAAACGGGCATTTCTTTACCCAGAGTATATGGAAGCAAAAGTAGAGGATTTCCAGATTAAGCTTTTTGGAATTGATTATGCAAAGAAATTTGTGAATATTGAACACCGTCAAGTTTTGGGCAGCTTGATGTCTCTCGGACTGAAGCGCGGAAAATTTGGAGATATCCTGATTGAGGGTGATGTGGTGCAATTTTTCGCAGCAGACGAAATCGCTGATTACATTCGGCTTCAACTGGAATCAATCGGCAGGGCATCGATTGGCTTGTCCGAGCTTCCACTTGAAAATGCAGTCATCTCTGCTGAAAATTGGAATGAAATGAACACTACAGTATCGTCCTTGCGGCTAGATACGGTCATATCAGCGCTATTCAATCTCTCAAGGCAAAAATCCCAGCTGCTCATCCAGCATGGCCAAGTAAAGGTTAATTGGACTGCGATCGAAAATACTGCTTTTGAATGCGGTGAAGGTGATGTCATTTCCGCACGTGGTTACGGCCGTGCGAAAATTATCACAATTGAAGGGAAAACAAAAAAAGATAAATATCGAGTTATTGCCGGGAGAAAAAAATAATTATATAGTAATAGAAGAAGGATTTTTAGTTTATTTGTCGAATCATTGCTTTAAGTACATAAAGGATTATAACTTAATGGGAGGTGGCGTCATGCCTTTAACGCCGTTAGATATACACAACAAAGAATTCAATAAGGGATTTCGCGGGTATGATGAAGATGAAGTAAATGAATTTCTTGACCAGGTGATCAAGGACTACGAACTAATTATCCGAGAGAAAAAAGAGCTAGAAGAAAAATTGAATGAAATGAATTCAAGGCTTGGCCATTTTACAAATATAGAAGAAACCTTGAATAAATCGATTGTGATCGCGCAGGAAGCAGGGGAAGAAGTCCGCCGCAACGCGCAAAAGGAAGCGAAGCTGATCGTCAAGGAAGCAGAAAAGAACGCTGACAGGATCATTAATGAATCTCTATCCAAGGCACGAAAAATCGCCCTTGAAATTGAAGAATTGAAGAAGCAGTCCAAAGTATTCAGAACAAGGTTCAAAATGCTGATCGAAGCGCAGCTTGATATGCTGAACACTGATGATTGGGATCATCTGCTTGAATATGAATTGGATTCAACAGAATTGAAGGCTGCTGCTAGAGAAGAAGAAGATTCACTGGCTTGACGCGGGGACGTTATTTCGCATATAATTTCATAACAAAGTGCAATACATGACAGAAACGATGACAGGGACAGTATGGCGTTCCAGTTGCTTGCTTTTCAGCGAAATGGGGAAGGTGGAAGCCCATTGCAAGCGGATTGCCAGAAAATCACCCGATAGTTCCGAGCTGAACATCCTTTGGGATCAGTAAGCACAGGCGTGACATTCGCGTTAAGAATGCTAAGAGGACAGGATGGTGAATCCTTGTCTATTTAGGGTGGTACCGCGGGAATATAAACCTTCTCGTCCCTTTTCAGGGATGAGGAGGTTTTTTTATTTTCAGAAATCGTATTCTTTCATGATTGCTACGGTAAAAATAGGAGGATCAATTTAATGGAGTACAAAGATACTTTGCTCATGCCGAAGACCGAGTTTCCAATGCGCGGAAACCTTCCGAACAGGGAACCTGAAATCCAGGCAAAATGGGAAGAAATGAATGTTTACGAAAAGGTTCAAAAGCACACAGAAGGACGTCCGCTGTTCATCCTGCATGACGGACCTCCATACGCTAATGGAGACATCCATATGGGCCACGCACTTAATAAAATCCTCAAAGATTTTATCGTCCGTTATAAATCAATGAGCGGTTTTTGCTCGCCATATGTACCTGGCTGGGACACTCACGGTTTGCCAATCGAGCAGGCATTGACTAACAAGGGTGTAAAACGAAAGGAAATGACTGTAGCTGAGTTCAGGAAGCTTTGTGAAGAGTATGCATACGAGCAAATCAATAACCAGCGTGAACAGTTCAAACGTCTTGGTGTTCGCGGAGACTGGGAAAACCCTTATATCACATTGAAGCCTGAATATGAAGCACAGCAAATCAAAGTATTCGGGGATATGGCCAAAAAGGGATACATCTACAAAGGGAAAAAACCTGTTTATTGGTCTCCATCAAGTGAGTCTGCACTTGCAGAAGCAGAAATCGAATATCAGGATAAGCGTTCTGCATCCATCTATGTTGGTTTCCCTGTAAAAGACGGCAAAGGTGTTCTTGACCAGGATGTCGAAATTGTCATCTGGACGACAACACCATGGACGATTCCTGCAAACCTTGGAATCTCCGTTCACCCAGAATTGACGTACGTTGTTGTAGAAGCTGATGGAAGGAAATTCCTTGTTGCTGAAGAACTTCTAGAAGCAGTTACGAATGAAATCGGCTGGGAAAATACTTCCACAGTTAAAAAACTTGCAGGTAAAGAGCTTGAAGGTGTTCTTGCAAAGCACCCATTATACGATCGCACTTCGCTAGTCATGCTTGGCGAGCACGTAACGACTGATGCTGGTACAGGATGTGTCCACACTGCCCCAGGACACGGGGAAGATGACTTCCATGTTGGCCAGAAGTATGGACTTGAAGTTTTATGCCCTGTAGATGATAAGGGTGTTATGACAGCTGAGGCAGAAGGCTTTGAAGGTTTATTCTATGATCAGGCGAACAAGCCAATCACAGAAAAGCTTGAAGAAGCTGGTGCTTTACTGAAGCTAAGCTTCATCACACATTCATACCCGCATGACTGGAGAACGAAAAAACCTGTTATCTTCCGTGCTACAGCACAATGGTTTGCGTCTATCAAAGATTTCCGCGGCGAATTGTTAAAAGCTGTTGAAGAAACAAAATGGGTACCAGCATGGGGCGAAACAAGACTATTCAATATGGTCCGTGATCGCGGTGACTGGTGTATCTCCCGTCAGCGTGCATGGGGCGTTCCAATCCCGGTATTCTATGCTGAAAATGGCCAGGAAATCATCACGGATGAAACAATCGACCATGTCTCAAACCTTTTCCGTGAGCATGGTTCTAATATCTGGTTTGAAAAAGAAGCCAATGAATTGCTTCCAGAAGGCTTTAGCCACCCTGGAAGCCCTAATGGCAAGTTTACGAAAGAAACGGACATCATGGATGTTTGGTTCGATTCTGGTTCATCACACCAGGCAGTACTTGTAGAGCGCGATGATCTTCAGCGCCCGGCAGACCTTTATCTTGAAGGATCTGACCAATACCGCGGCTGGTTCAACTCATCATTATCTACAGCAGTTGCAGTAACAGGCAAAGCACCTTACAAAGGAGTCCTTAGCCACGGTTTTGCACTTGATGGCGAAGGCCGCAAGATGAGCAAATCAATCGGTAACGTTGTCGTTCCTGCAAAGGTTATGAACCAGTTGGGTGCCGATATCCTGCGACTCTGGGTGGCATCCGTCGATTATCAATCCGATGTACGTGTTTCTGACGCGATTCTGAAGCAGGTTGCTGAAGTGTACCGAAAAATCCGTAACACATTCAGATTCTTGCTCGGCAACCTTTCTGATTTCAACCCTGCAACTGATGCAGTGCCATTCGATCAGCTGCGCGAAGTTGACCAGTTCATGCTCGTGAAGTTGAACAAGTTGATCAAATATGTGCGCAATGCATATGACAATTATGAATTTGCAGGCGTCTACCATGCGGTCAATAATTTCTGTACTCTAGACCTAAGTGCATTCTATCTGGATTTTGCAAAGGATGTCCTGTATATCGAAGCTGCAGATAATTCTGAGCGACGAGCTATTCAGACGGTATTACACGAGAGTCTGCTTGCATTGGTGAAGCTGACAGCACCGATCCTTTCTCATACAGCGGATGAGGTTTGGGGATTCATCCCTTCAGCTGACGAAGACAGCGTCCAGCTGACAGATATGCCTGAACCGAAGGAAATCGCAAATGCAGAAGCACTTGAAAACAAGTGGAATGCATTCATGAAGCTTCGTGACGATGTCCTAAAGGCTCTTGAAGAAGCAAGGAACGACAAGGTCATCGGTAAATCGCTGACTGCGAAGGTTTCATTATACGTAAACGACAGCACTAAAGAGCTTCTGGATTCAATCTCTGAAAACTTAAGCCAGCTGTTCATTGTTTCAGGGTTCGAAGTGGCAGGAAGCTACGACCAGGCTCCTGACAACGCGATGAAGCTTGAAAATACAGCGATTGTTGTTACAAAAGCTGAAGGCGAAACATGTGAGAGATGCTGGGTTGTGACTCCAGAAGTTGGCAAAGTTGAAGAGCACCTAACATTATGTGAACGCTGTGCAACTGTTGTAAAAGAAAATTACTAAATAATTTTTGAACTCCGGGTTTTGGCCCGGAGTTTTTTTATGTTGCCAATTATCATCCTGCTTGGGAAATCCTGCAGTACATGTAAAAAGTTTAGCTGAGTCAGCATCATGACTATGGAAATAATAGCTGTAAACAGGAACGGGGGCAGATATATGGAAGGTAATCTTGATTACATTTACAGTGAGCTCCGCGAAACGAGAACAGAATTGTTAGCGTACCTGAATCATGGCCAGAAAGATGAGAGGATTTTGCAATACATTGTTGATGAATTGAACGACATAGAAACTGCGTTGGAGAAAATGGAATTTGGCGAGTATGGCAAGTGCGAGATATCTGGAGAATATTTACCCTACGAGTTTTTGCAGACCATACCTACAGCCAGATCAGCGAATGAATTGGAGCAACTCGAACAATACTGGCGCAAGCCCATCTACTCGTGACTATTTGTATTGAGAATTGATTTTCAACTTATAGTGAACTGGAAAAAATCATTGATAATTTCCAAGTCGCCAATAAAATTCGGTTTTCGCCAATAAACTGCTCATTATCGCCAATAAAATGAAATTATCGCCAATAAAAATTCTAAATCGCCAATAAAAATAAAAAATCGCCAATAAACCAATTGTTCAGTGCAAACTTTGTTAAAACTCTGGTCCAAGACCGGTAATTTCGTTTGAATTTCTCTTTTATTAGTTGTTTTACCACCTTATGAAATCAATAACATAACTAAAATTTATAATATCTGTCGTTTTAATCTGTTATGTGCTAAAATTCAAAGGTAATGAATTGATGTGGAGGTTACCTTTGTGTTTTATTACATAATTGCACTGTTTGTTATTTTGCTTGACCAGGTTACTAAATGGTTTATTGTCAAAAACATGGAGCTTGGAGACAGCATAAAGGTCATAGAGAATTTCTTGTATATTACTTCGCACCGTAACCGTGGTGCTGCATGGGGAATCCTGCAGGGACAAATGTGGTTCTTCTATGTCATTACCATTATCGTGGTAATTGGCCTTGTCGTCTATATTCAAAAAGCAGCTAAAGGCAAACTTCTGCTGGGTGTTTCGCTTGGTTTCATGCTGGGCGGGGCGATTGGGAATTTTATCGACAGGGTATACCGAAAGGAAGTTGTTGATTTCATCAACACCTATATTTTTGGATACGATTTCCCTATCTTCAATATCGCGGATTCTGCGCTGGTGATCGGTGTGGGTTTACTGATGATTGACATGATCAGGGAAGAGAGAGAGGCGAAAAGAAAAGCTTATGGAGAAAATGGAACACATCATCAGTGAGGACCAGGCTGGTGACAGAATAGATAAAGTAGTTTCGACACTTGATGCAGAATGGTCGAGGAGCCAGGTGCAGCAATGGATCAAGGATGGCAGCGTTCTTGTCAATGGAGCTCAAGTCAAAACAAATTATAAATGCAGCTTGAATGACACGCTGGAAATCACCATTCCGGAGCCAGAAGTGCTAGATGTAATTGCTGAGGAAATGGACCTTGAGATTCATTATGAGGACGCAGATGTTCTTGTTGTGAACAAACCGAAGGGAATGGTCGTCCATCCAGCGCCTGGACATATGACTGGAACGCTTGTTAACGGGCTGATGGCGCATTGCAAGGATTTATCAGGCATTAATGGCGTTCTCCGCCCGGGTATCGTCCATAGGATTGATAAGGATACTTCTGGACTTTTGATGGTTGCCAAAAATGATTTGGCACACGAAAGCCTGGTAAACCAGCTTGTAGCTAAAAGTGTTACTCGCAAATACAAGGCTCTCGTCCACGGAAATATCCAGCATGATCATGGTACAATCGATGCTCCGCTTGGGCGCGATCAAAGAGATCGCCAGAGCATGACAGTGGTCGATAATGGCAAACATGCTGTCACGCATTTTAATGTTCTTGAACGGTTTAAGGATTTTACGTTTGTTGAGTGTCAGCTTGAAACGGGCAGGACGCATCAAATCCGTGTTCATATGAAATACATCGGCTATCCGCTGGCTGGAGACCCGAAATATGGCCCGAAAAAGACGCTCGATCTTGGCGGACAGGCATTGCATGCTGGACTGCTTGGTTTCGATCATCCAAGGACAGGGGAGTACCTAGAGTTTGAAGCTCCGCTGCCTGAATATTTCGTTGAGCTTTTAACCGATCTTAGAGAAAATCGTTGACAAAGTTCAACATCTATTTTAAGATGACTATAGTTTAATAAGTCCTTTAAAGACAGTCCCGTGAGGCTGAGAAGGAAACGGATTTGCGACAGGCATACGATGTGTGCTCTGCAGCATATGACACCACACGTTTACCCTCTTGCCTAAACAGACAAGAGGGTTTTTTAGTTTCCGTTTTCCATAGACAGAGAAGGAGTGAAAACAAATGGCTGAAAAAGCGGTTGTGCTCGACAACCAGGGAATCCGCAGGGCACTTACGAGGATTGCCCATGAAATCATTGAAAGAAACAAGGGTATCGAAGACAGCGTGCTTGTCGGAATACGCACCAGAGGGATTTATATCGCCAAAAGACTGGCGGAAAGAATCCGTGAGATTGAAGGAGCAGATATCCCGGTAGGTGAGCTCGATATCACACTGTATCGCGATGACTTGACGAAGAAGACCGATGACCAGGAGCCTGAGGTAAAAGGATCGGATATCCCGGTCGATATCTCGAATAAAAAGGTGATTCTGGTGGATGACGTTCTCTACACAGGCAGGACAGTCCGTGCAGCGATGGATGCATTGATTGACATCGGCCGGCCGGCGACCATCCAGCTTGCAGTGCTGGTCGACAGAGGACACAGGGAGCTGCCGATCAGGGCAGACTTTGTAGGAAAGAACATCCCGACATCAAGTTCGGAAAGAATCGTCGTCGAACTTCAAGAAGTTGATGAAGAAGAACGCGTAAGCATTTTTGAAAAATAAATAGTACCCTTTTAAATGCAGTCCAGAGAGGCTGAAAAGGGGGGAGCGCATAGCTGATGGCTTTGTGCGGGCTTTTTTACCCAAACCCTCTTTGCACCTTCTGGCAAAAAGGGTTTTTGTTTTTAAAACAGAGAGGGGAATTAATATGAACAAGCCAATCCTAGATATTAAAGATGTACCATCACCATTCCAATGGTTCACACTTAGCCTTCAGCACTTATTCGCCATGTTTGGCGCGACAATCCTTGTACCTTACCTGGTCGGCTTAAGCCCGGCAATCGCTTTGATTTCAAGCGGGCTTGGAACGATAGCCTTCCTGATCATCACTAAATTCCAGGTTCCGGCTTACCTGGGATCATCCTTCGCTTTCATCGCTCCAGTCATAGCTGCCAAAGCGGGCGGAGGACCTGGTGCCGCAATGATAGGAACATTCCTTGCGGGACTTGTTTATGGAGTTGTTGCTCTAATTATCAAGAAGGCAGGATACCGCTGGATCATGCGCTTGCTGCCACCGGTCGTAGTCGGTCCAGTCATCATTGTCATTGGACTCTCACTTGCAGGAACAGCGGTTAGCATGGCAATGAATGTCCCTGGAACTTCTGAGTACAGCTTGATTCATTTCTCTGCGGCATTAGTTACTCTTGCAGCGACAATCGTCTTCTCGATTTATGGAAAGGGAATGCTCAGCATGGTCCCAATCCTTGCCGGAATCATTGTGGGTTATCTTTACTCAATGGCAATAGGCATCGTAGACTTCAGTGGAGTAAAAGAAGCAGATATTTTCGAGATGCCAGACTTTATCTTCCCATTCGTTCATTACAATGTAAGTATCAGCTGGGAAATCGTCATGCTGATGGTCCCGGTAGCAATCGTTACATTGTCCGAGCATATCGGACACCAGCTTGTTCTGAGCAAGGTTGTCGGCAGAGACTACATTAAAGAGCCAGGTCTTCACCGCTCCATCCTCGGAGACGGAATGGCGACGATGATTTCAGGCTTGATCGGAGGACCGCCAAAGACGACTTACGGTGAAAACATTGGTGTACTTGCGATTACTAGAGTGTACAGCGTGTATGTACTGCTTGGTGCAGCCATCATTGCGACAGTATTCGGATTCATCGGGAAAATCACTGCGCTGATCAGCTCAATCCCAACACCTGTTATGGGCGGCGTCTCAATCCTGTTGTTCGGGATCATCGCTTCATCAGGTTTGAGAATGCTTGTCGACAGCAAAATCGACTTTGGCAACACACGTAACCTGGTCGTCTCATCAGTTATCCTTGTAATTGGGATTGGTGGAGCATTCATTAAGCTAAATGAAAACTTTGAAATACATGGCATGGCTTTAGCTGCCCTGATTGGTGTCATCCTTAACCTTGTCCTGCCTGGAAGGCCGGAAATTGAAGAAGATATGTTTGAAGTGGAAAATGAAAAAAAACTGAGCAAAAGAACGATGTAGCATAGTACCACCTTTTAATAGAGTCCAGAGAGGCTTAAAAGGGTGTTATGAGCGAACCGGCTTATTCAAGATGGACGCAAACCTGGCAATACCGGGTTTATGCCGGCAAGCTCATAATCAAGCACCCTGTTGAACAGAAAACAGGGTGCTTTTTTTCTTGCAAAAATAGTAGGGGGGATCAGCGATGAAATGGGATTTGCTGACAACATCACAGCTTAGTGCAAAGGAAATACAGGAAATCATCCTGTCTGCGAGTGAATTTGCCAATGGGAAGACCTGGAAGCCAAAAGAAAAGCTGTTCATCAGCAATTTATTTTACGAGCCAAGCACGAGGACGAAGTCGAGCTTCGAGATGGCGGAACGGAAGCTTGGACTTGAGGTGATCCCGTTTGAGGTCCAGACATCCAGTGTACTGAAAGGTGAGACATTGTACGACACCGTAAAAACACTCGAAGCAATCGGCACCAACGCAATCGTTATCAGGCATAGTGCAGACAGTTATTTTTCAGAACTCGAGAAAGGCATTTCGATTCCAATCATCAATGCCGGTGACGGAAAAGGGCATCATCCAACTCAATCATTGCTGGACCTGATGACAATCCAGCAAGAATTCGGAAGTTTTACCGGGCTTACAGTCACGATCATCGGTGATATCCTCCACAGCCGGGTCGCCAGGTCTAATGCAGATGCACTTTTGAGACTTGGAGCAAAAGTGATTTTTTCAGGACCTGAAGATTGGGTGGATCAAAATCAGCTTCCCGCTGGCAGCTGCTATATGTCAGTAGACGAGGCGGTCGAGTTGGCAGATGTAGTCATGCTCCTTCGTGTCCAGCATGAACGGCATGATGGCAAGCTCCTGTTTGATAAGAATGAGTACCACCGAAACTATGGTTTAACGCTTGAAAGAGAGAGGCTCATGAAAAAGGGAAGCATCATCCTCCATCCTGCACCGGTCAATCGCGGCGTCGAAATCGCAGATGAGCTAGTTGAAAGTCCAAGGTCACGTATTTTTAAGCAAATGGAGAATGGTGTGTACATTAGGATGGCAGTGTTAAAAAGAGCGCTTGAAAATAGAAATGGAGGAATGGAATATGTCGATGCTAATCAAAAATGGCAAACTAGTTACTGAAAACGGATTTGAATCAGTAGATATTTTAATAGAAAACGGAAAAATCACAGAAGTTGGCGCTCAAATCTCTGCAGATGCTGAGCAAATTATTGATGCTAAAAGTAAGCTGGTTGCCCCTGGATTGGTTGACCTGCATGTACACCTGCGCGAACCAGGCGGAGAGAAAAAAGAAACGATTGCAACAGGGACACTGGCTGCAGCGAGGGGCGGCTTCACAACAGTAGCCGCAATGCCGAACACAAGACCTGTTCCGGACTCAAAAGACCAGATGGAATGGCTTCAGAGAAAAATTGCGGAAACAGCTTCCGTAAGGGTTCTGCCATATGCATCAATTACTGTGCGCGAGCTTGGCCAGGAGCTTACTGATTTTGAAGGTATGAAAGAAGCAGGTGCATTCGCACTGACAGATGATGGTGTGGGTGTCCAGTCGGCCGGAATGATGCTTGAAGCAATGAAAAGGGCAGCACAGCTGGATATGGCAATCGTCGCTCATTGCGAAGACAATACATTGATCAATAAAGGTTCACTTCATCAGGGAAGAAAAGCTGCTGAACTGGGAATCAACGGAATCCCTTCAGTGTGTGAATCTGTACATATAGCAAGAGACATCCTGCTTGCAGAAGAGGCAGGCTGCCACTACCATGTCTGCCATATCAGCACGAAAGAATCTGTCAGGGCAGTCCGGGACGCAAAAAGATATGGCATTAAGGTCACAGCGGAAGTTACACCACATCACTTGTTATTAAATGAAGATGATATAACAGGAAATGATGCCAACTATAAAATGAATCCACCCCTAAGGAGCAAGGCAGACCACGAGGCATTGATCGAAGGGCTTTTGGACGGGACGATCGATTTTATCGCAACTGACCATGCACCGCATACAACTGAGGAAAAAGCTGAGGGTATTCAGCTTGCACCTTTTGGGATTGTCGGCCTTGAGACAGCATTCCCGCTCTTATATACACATATGGTCAAAACAAATATCATGACCTTAAAACAGTTGATTGAGTTTTTGACTGTCAAACCAGCAAAAGCATTCGGATTGCCTTATGGGGAGCTAAAAGCTGGCGCGGCAGCCGATGTCGTATTGATTGATCTTGATGAAGAAAAAGAAATCAATCCAGAGGAATTTTTATCAAAAGGAAAAAATACACCATTCGCAGGCTGGAGCTGTAAGGGATGGCCTGTAATGACGATTGCTGAAGGAAAAATTGTCTGGGAAAAGGGAGTTGTGACAACATGAAAAAACAGTTGATCTTGGAAGATGGCACGGTATTTGTTGGAGAAGGCTTTGGCAGTGAAACGACAACGATGGGGGAAGTTGTGTTCAACACAGGAATGACAGGCTACCAGGAAATCCTGTCTGATCCATCATACTGCGGACAAATTGTGACACTGACATATCCGCTAATCGGGAATTATGGAATCAACCGGGATGACTTTGAATCAATCAGCCCTGCTGTCCAGGGTCTCGTCGTGAAAGAAAATGCTGAATTTCCATCCAACTGGCGCTCAGAACTATCTTTGGATGCTTATCTTAAAATGAAAAACATTCCGGGGATCTCTGGAATCGATACTAGAAAGCTGACAAAAATCATTCGTAAGCATGGAACCTTGAAGGGTACAATTTGCGGGATCGATGAAAATCCCGAGGAAATTATTGCGACTCTAAAGAGCAAATCCCTGCCAAACAATCAGGTAATGCAAGTATCTACGAAAACAGCTTACCCAAGTCCAGGTC
This window of the Mesobacillus jeotgali genome carries:
- a CDS encoding cell division protein SepF, whose protein sequence is MSLKSKIKTFFFLEDEYDYNDEEMLEEEAEPFKPNKQPVQQKQNVVSLQSVQKSSKVILMEPRMYAEAQEIADHLKNRRAVVVNLQRIEQDQARRIVDFLSGTVYAISGDIQRIGMNIFLCTPDNVEVTGNISELMQERDYQESRW
- a CDS encoding YggT family protein, with the translated sequence MDLVIGIIAQLVSLYQWALIIYIFMSWFPNARETTIGQFLARICEPFLEPFRRIVPSIGMIDISPIVAFLVLRFAVSGLYQLAAWF
- a CDS encoding YlmH family RNA-binding protein — its product is MSIYQHFRPEEREFIDQVINWKEYVEQNYAPKLTDFLDPREQQILSTVIGKHPDVKWELFGGAPGTERKRAFLYPEYMEAKVEDFQIKLFGIDYAKKFVNIEHRQVLGSLMSLGLKRGKFGDILIEGDVVQFFAADEIADYIRLQLESIGRASIGLSELPLENAVISAENWNEMNTTVSSLRLDTVISALFNLSRQKSQLLIQHGQVKVNWTAIENTAFECGEGDVISARGYGRAKIITIEGKTKKDKYRVIAGRKK
- a CDS encoding DivIVA domain-containing protein, whose amino-acid sequence is MPLTPLDIHNKEFNKGFRGYDEDEVNEFLDQVIKDYELIIREKKELEEKLNEMNSRLGHFTNIEETLNKSIVIAQEAGEEVRRNAQKEAKLIVKEAEKNADRIINESLSKARKIALEIEELKKQSKVFRTRFKMLIEAQLDMLNTDDWDHLLEYELDSTELKAAAREEEDSLA
- a CDS encoding YggS family pyridoxal phosphate-dependent enzyme, producing the protein MKVRENLEVIQSQIADACKKTGRIPEEVKIIAVTKYVSPERAQEAIDAGVTHLGENRDEGLLHKIGQLEDKPVWHFIGTLQTRKVKNIIEHVTYIHSLDRLSLAKEINKRSESKVRCLIQVNASGEESKHGLRPEDVIGFVQELKQFTNIEVSGLMTMAPFTEDEQVIRDCFRTMKRLQADIQSLKFDYAPCNELSMGMSNDFQIAVEEGSTMVRIGTALVGNESEVH
- the pgeF gene encoding peptidoglycan editing factor PgeF translates to MMEPFILESQEYFKIKEWIERYPGLEVGFTTKNGGVSQQDAFTGLNFGFHVGDEQNAVCENRLLLADKISFPLSSWVGAEQTHDIRIAKIGKLDQGRGSVTYDSSFSGTDGFLTEEQGILLTLCFADCVPLYFIEPETRMIGVAHAGWKGTVHGIAAEMVSKFQQNGAKTEKISAVIGPSICKKCYIVDERVVNLVKNILDGVDILPYNQVSEGQFSLDLKELNRQILLRAGVEDGNIHVTDYCTSCHSEHFYSHRRDKGNAGRMMAYIGWKEDSRP